One part of the Olleya sp. YS genome encodes these proteins:
- a CDS encoding phospholipid carrier-dependent glycosyltransferase, with translation MPKSFKKYPLLIICLIIAIMLLPNLETIQVTIMEARNFITAREMIQDNNWLLTTMNGEARYEKPPLPTWLTAISGLVFGLNSVFGMRLPAILMIMVLAAYCFKLSKSLLKSRAHSIINTLILITSFYVIGITIEAPWDIFTHGFMMVAIYHLYKSFKSKNIHWKHVIIAGVAIGCSILSKGPVSFYALLLPFLLAYGFSFKYQNIKAKVAPIVAILILGIVVGGWWYLYVRLEDPETFTAITSRETGNWTSYNVRPFYYYWSFFTQSGLWTIPAFISLLYPYLKRRAIHYKAYKFTFLWTIFAVILLSIIPEKKSRYLMPVLIPLALNIGFYIEYLIRKFKTLKDKRETLPVYINFGLIALIGLVAPLVLYFQFKAELHEVLVPFILFSVVVFALGLAILLQLIKKEIKHVFLLTVTFFGALFLFGLPVFKGFTSENFNPVSTLLKDNKQRDLKVYAFNYVPPETIWQYGEKIPQIKIGENTFKFPLETKFGVLANGISPEDQAVLIEKYSIEKLDTYDLNESEPGSKQYKERLISNYYLFKKK, from the coding sequence ATGCCTAAATCGTTTAAAAAATATCCGCTACTTATTATTTGTTTGATTATAGCCATTATGCTATTACCAAACCTGGAAACAATCCAAGTCACCATAATGGAAGCGCGTAATTTTATTACTGCAAGAGAAATGATTCAGGATAACAACTGGTTATTAACTACCATGAATGGTGAAGCACGTTACGAAAAACCTCCTTTACCAACTTGGTTAACTGCAATTTCTGGTTTAGTATTTGGCTTAAATAGTGTATTTGGCATGCGTTTACCAGCTATACTTATGATTATGGTTTTGGCAGCATATTGCTTTAAATTATCAAAATCGTTATTAAAAAGCAGAGCGCATAGTATAATTAATACCTTGATTTTAATCACCTCGTTTTACGTAATTGGGATTACTATTGAAGCACCTTGGGATATTTTTACTCATGGTTTTATGATGGTTGCCATTTACCATTTATACAAGTCTTTTAAGTCCAAAAACATCCATTGGAAACACGTTATTATTGCTGGTGTTGCTATTGGCTGCTCTATTTTAAGCAAAGGACCTGTAAGTTTTTACGCGTTACTTCTACCGTTTTTATTAGCCTATGGTTTTAGCTTTAAATACCAAAATATCAAAGCAAAAGTAGCACCAATTGTAGCCATTTTAATACTAGGTATTGTTGTTGGTGGTTGGTGGTATTTGTATGTAAGATTAGAAGATCCAGAAACGTTTACAGCCATTACAAGTAGAGAAACAGGAAATTGGACTAGTTATAACGTGAGACCATTTTATTACTATTGGAGTTTTTTTACACAAAGTGGTTTGTGGACTATTCCTGCATTTATTAGTTTATTATACCCTTATTTAAAGCGCAGAGCCATACATTATAAAGCTTATAAATTCACGTTTTTATGGACTATTTTTGCTGTGATTTTGTTATCTATTATTCCAGAGAAAAAGTCACGTTATTTGATGCCAGTTTTAATTCCATTAGCGTTAAATATTGGATTTTATATCGAGTATTTAATCCGAAAATTTAAAACACTAAAGGATAAACGCGAGACGCTTCCTGTGTATATTAATTTTGGATTAATTGCTTTAATCGGTTTGGTTGCACCTTTAGTGTTGTACTTTCAATTTAAAGCAGAATTGCATGAGGTGTTAGTTCCTTTCATTTTATTTTCTGTAGTCGTATTTGCTTTAGGACTTGCAATTCTTCTTCAATTAATTAAAAAAGAAATAAAACACGTGTTTTTGTTAACCGTTACTTTTTTTGGAGCTTTATTTTTGTTTGGATTACCTGTTTTTAAAGGATTTACTAGTGAAAACTTTAACCCAGTTTCAACTTTATTAAAAGATAACAAACAACGTGACCTAAAAGTGTATGCGTTTAATTATGTGCCACCAGAAACCATTTGGCAGTATGGTGAAAAGATTCCGCAAATAAAAATTGGAGAGAATACATTCAAATTCCCGTTAGAGACTAAATTTGGTGTTTTAGCAAACGGAATTAGTCCAGAAGATCAAGCGGTATTGATTGAAAAGTACAGCATTGAAAAACTAGATACTTACGACTTAAACGAAAGTGAACCAGGAAGTAAACAGTATAAAGAGAGGCTGATTAGCAACTATTATTTGTTTAAAAAGAAATAA
- a CDS encoding lipid-A-disaccharide synthase N-terminal domain-containing protein, which produces MSNWIVLSIGFLAQILFSSRLIIQWLTSEKQKRVITPTLFWTLSLVASFLLFIYGYLRDDFAIMLGQGLTYYIYIRNLQLQNQWKTCPVVMRWILLFMPVFITVFYFNNNEIDTVRLFKNEAIPLWLLVLGIISQIVFTLRFVYQWMYSEKHKESSLPFGFWALSLVGSLLILTYAIFRVDYVLLVGHSLGAIIYIRNLLILKQQNA; this is translated from the coding sequence ATGAGTAATTGGATTGTACTTAGTATTGGATTTTTAGCGCAAATTTTATTTTCTTCTCGCTTAATTATCCAGTGGTTAACTAGCGAAAAACAGAAGCGCGTCATTACGCCAACCTTATTTTGGACACTTAGTCTAGTGGCTTCTTTTTTGTTGTTTATTTATGGGTATTTACGTGATGATTTTGCAATTATGTTAGGTCAAGGTTTAACCTATTATATTTATATTAGAAATTTACAGCTACAAAACCAATGGAAAACATGTCCTGTAGTTATGCGATGGATATTGTTATTTATGCCTGTTTTTATTACGGTTTTTTACTTTAATAATAATGAAATTGATACGGTTAGGTTGTTTAAAAACGAAGCCATTCCGTTATGGTTATTAGTACTAGGAATCATCTCTCAAATTGTATTTACCTTACGCTTTGTGTACCAATGGATGTATTCTGAAAAACATAAAGAATCCTCGCTACCTTTTGGGTTTTGGGCATTAAGCTTAGTTGGGTCGTTATTAATATTGACCTACGCTATTTTTAGAGTGGATTATGTGTTGCTTGTTGGACACTCGTTAGGTGCCATTATTTATATCCGCAATTTGTTAATCTTAAAACAGCAGAATGCCTAA
- a CDS encoding phosphatase PAP2 family protein gives MLDQLVEYDKELFLFLNNLGSTTWDGFWLFYTDKLHWIPLYAVLAVLMYKRLNTKMFVLTLVVIALMILFTDQITNLFKNVIVKRHRPCHEDELVQAMRLLKSWCGGQYGYFSGHSSNSMAVAIFSGLILRYKYKYLIYILIIWAMAMAYSRVYIGVHYPLDILTGMIFGGLSGWMFYKLDKYLQSRFQLK, from the coding sequence ATGTTAGATCAATTAGTAGAATACGATAAAGAACTCTTTTTATTTTTAAACAATTTAGGATCTACCACTTGGGATGGTTTCTGGTTGTTTTATACCGATAAACTACACTGGATTCCTTTATATGCTGTCCTAGCAGTGTTAATGTATAAACGCTTAAACACTAAAATGTTTGTATTAACCTTAGTGGTTATTGCTTTAATGATTTTGTTTACAGATCAAATTACTAACTTATTTAAAAACGTTATTGTAAAACGTCATAGACCGTGTCATGAAGACGAATTAGTACAAGCCATGCGATTGCTTAAATCATGGTGTGGTGGTCAATATGGATATTTTTCTGGACACTCTAGTAATAGTATGGCTGTCGCAATTTTTTCAGGGTTAATTTTAAGATATAAATACAAATACCTGATTTATATATTAATTATTTGGGCTATGGCAATGGCTTACAGTCGTGTGTATATTGGTGTACATTATCCACTAGATATTTTAACAGGTATGATTTTTGGTGGGTTATCTGGATGGATGTTCTACAAGTTAGATAAGTATCTGCAATCTAGATTTCAGTTAAAATAA
- a CDS encoding DUF2911 domain-containing protein: MNTFLKWVMVVLLLIVTGLFIYNFTTEGGLFNKPLSPKKTVVFEVGHLELEVFYNRPSKRDRDVFGALVPFNKVWRTGANEATTFETNEDLSIKGMLLPKGKYTLWTVPMEDQWKVMFNSKQYDWGVNEKMEPNWDPNFDVVEVEVPAQKLDKSVEQFTIAFDNSTDDLKMTMAWDDVKIEIPLKN; encoded by the coding sequence AATACATTCTTAAAATGGGTCATGGTAGTACTATTGCTTATAGTTACTGGCTTATTCATATATAATTTTACTACAGAAGGTGGATTATTTAATAAACCATTAAGTCCTAAAAAAACGGTTGTGTTTGAAGTTGGACACTTAGAGCTGGAAGTGTTTTATAACAGACCATCCAAACGAGATCGAGATGTTTTTGGCGCCTTAGTCCCTTTTAATAAAGTTTGGCGTACAGGAGCAAATGAAGCGACCACCTTTGAAACCAATGAGGATTTATCTATTAAAGGCATGTTATTGCCTAAAGGAAAATATACGTTGTGGACCGTTCCAATGGAAGACCAATGGAAAGTCATGTTTAACTCTAAGCAGTATGATTGGGGAGTTAACGAAAAAATGGAACCCAATTGGGATCCTAATTTTGATGTGGTAGAAGTAGAAGTACCAGCTCAAAAATTGGATAAATCTGTGGAGCAATTTACCATTGCGTTTGACAACTCGACAGACGATTTAAAAATGACTATGGCTTGGGATGATGTAAAGATTGAAATCCCATTGAAAAACTAA
- a CDS encoding DNA adenine methylase: MNTIVEEPVVTYNQINLSFANYTKERRLEPLVKWAGGKEQELKYIIPNLPDYFENYFEPFVGGGSVYTAIQAKEYFINDKAHELIDLYKIIVSDEREMFFKAIDEIIHNWEVLGNISEKNQSFFIKIYKDFACDIISKDILSNKIYEFILKNSKEFNGLFSSYFNFNIENFLKEIKKNLVRKTSRMKVLEKEKGKLPDKDILDNIETALKSAFYMHFRHIYNFHKKYELNQAFYTAIFLFIRNYAYSGMFRYNSRGEFNVPYGGIAYNNKNFRKKIDYLKSEPLQELLSKTNIVNADFQEFFNLFQPTEDDFIFLDPPYDTEFSTYAQNDFVKSDQKRLADFLIKKCRAKWMMIIKNTDFILDLYTHPEIKISTFDKTYLVSFMNRNNKETEHLLITNY, translated from the coding sequence ATGAATACAATTGTTGAAGAACCAGTAGTAACGTATAATCAAATCAATTTAAGTTTTGCTAATTACACAAAAGAGCGAAGACTTGAACCACTTGTAAAATGGGCTGGTGGAAAGGAACAGGAATTAAAATATATCATTCCAAATCTTCCTGACTATTTTGAAAATTATTTCGAGCCTTTTGTTGGTGGAGGTTCAGTTTATACCGCAATTCAAGCAAAAGAATATTTCATAAATGATAAAGCACACGAATTAATTGATTTATATAAAATCATAGTTTCGGACGAAAGGGAGATGTTTTTCAAAGCAATTGATGAAATAATTCACAATTGGGAAGTTTTAGGAAACATTTCAGAAAAAAATCAAAGTTTTTTTATAAAAATCTATAAAGATTTTGCATGCGACATAATATCCAAAGATATTTTGTCAAATAAAATTTATGAGTTTATCTTAAAAAACTCTAAAGAGTTCAACGGGCTTTTTTCTTCTTATTTCAACTTCAATATTGAAAATTTCTTAAAAGAAATAAAGAAAAATTTAGTTCGAAAAACTTCAAGAATGAAAGTTCTTGAAAAAGAAAAAGGTAAACTTCCAGACAAAGATATTTTAGATAATATAGAAACTGCTTTAAAAAGTGCATTTTATATGCATTTCAGACATATTTATAACTTTCACAAAAAGTATGAACTAAACCAAGCGTTTTACACAGCAATATTTTTATTTATTCGTAATTACGCTTATTCAGGTATGTTTCGCTACAATTCAAGAGGCGAATTTAATGTTCCTTATGGTGGAATTGCATATAACAATAAAAATTTCAGAAAGAAAATTGATTATTTAAAATCAGAGCCATTACAAGAATTGTTATCAAAAACAAATATTGTAAATGCGGATTTTCAAGAATTTTTTAATCTTTTTCAGCCAACAGAAGATGATTTTATCTTTTTAGATCCACCATATGACACAGAATTTAGCACATATGCTCAAAACGATTTTGTTAAATCTGACCAAAAAAGACTTGCTGACTTTTTAATTAAAAAGTGCAGAGCAAAATGGATGATGATAATAAAAAACACAGATTTTATTTTAGATTTATATACACATCCTGAGATTAAAATTTCAACATTTGACAAAACTTATTTAGTAAGTTTTATGAATAGAAATAATAAAGAAACTGAACATTTATTAATAACAAACTACTAA
- the meaB gene encoding methylmalonyl Co-A mutase-associated GTPase MeaB, whose product MAKNKKSALSENEGVSLSETTSDAAISKIKAKRKLQRTTKDLVDAILEGNITALSQAITIVESKHPKHTEQAHAIIKACLPHANQSVRIGITGVPGVGKSTFIEAFGTYLTSIGKKVAVLAVDPSSSLTKGSILGDKTRMEDLVKNNKAFIRPSASGDSLGGVARKTRETIILCEAAGFDSIIIETVGVGQSETAVHSMVDFFLLLKLAGAGDELQGIKRGIIEMADAIAINKADGDNLKAAKLAKVEFNRALHLYPEKATGWQPKVTMCSAINNKGIDDIYHIIKDYLEITVANNYFYNKRQEQNKFWLIQTIENRLKADFFNNESIKLELKKQLELIETNQTTPFAAAEYLLGLE is encoded by the coding sequence GTGGCAAAAAACAAGAAATCAGCATTATCAGAAAATGAAGGTGTTTCTCTATCAGAAACGACTAGCGATGCTGCTATTTCAAAAATTAAAGCCAAACGTAAATTACAACGTACTACAAAAGACCTTGTAGATGCTATTTTAGAAGGCAATATTACGGCTTTAAGTCAAGCCATCACCATAGTAGAAAGCAAACACCCAAAACATACAGAGCAAGCCCATGCCATTATTAAAGCCTGTTTGCCACATGCTAATCAATCGGTTAGAATTGGTATTACTGGTGTGCCTGGTGTAGGTAAAAGCACCTTTATTGAAGCGTTTGGAACCTATCTAACTAGCATTGGTAAAAAAGTAGCAGTCTTAGCTGTAGATCCAAGTAGTAGTTTGACCAAAGGAAGTATTTTAGGTGATAAAACCAGAATGGAAGACTTGGTCAAAAACAACAAAGCGTTTATACGTCCATCTGCTTCAGGAGACTCTTTAGGTGGAGTGGCAAGAAAAACGCGCGAAACCATTATCCTTTGTGAAGCTGCTGGTTTTGACTCCATAATTATTGAAACCGTTGGTGTAGGACAAAGCGAAACTGCTGTACATAGTATGGTCGATTTCTTTTTACTATTAAAATTAGCTGGAGCTGGAGACGAGTTACAAGGTATTAAACGTGGTATTATAGAAATGGCAGATGCTATAGCTATAAATAAAGCAGATGGTGACAACCTTAAAGCAGCCAAACTCGCTAAAGTAGAATTTAACAGAGCCTTACATTTATACCCAGAAAAAGCAACGGGTTGGCAACCCAAAGTCACTATGTGCAGTGCTATTAACAACAAAGGTATTGATGACATTTACCATATTATAAAGGACTATTTAGAAATTACCGTTGCTAATAATTATTTTTATAATAAACGTCAAGAGCAAAACAAGTTTTGGCTTATTCAAACTATAGAAAATCGTTTAAAAGCAGATTTTTTTAATAATGAAAGCATTAAGCTAGAGCTTAAAAAACAGCTAGAGCTTATCGAAACTAACCAAACCACACCATTTGCTGCTGCTGAGTATTTGTTGGGATTGGAATAA
- a CDS encoding NAD-dependent epimerase/dehydratase family protein has protein sequence MKILVTGAVGFIGSHTCERLHKLGHEVVGLDNFNDYYSLTLKTLNEKALLEKGITVIKSDLRDPDFAETLPKDINYIFHFAAQPGISATSTFEDYFTNNIIATKNLIDYALQCIDLQLFVNIGTSSIYGLEATFPESVAPKPASHYGVTKLTAEQLVLQKSREQVFKSCSLRLYSVIGPRERPEKMYTKLIACAFNGEAFPLYEGSASHLRSFTYVGDIVDGIVSVIGNDTKVDGEIINLGTEVEHTTQEGIEAVEQVIGQSITINHVKARVGDQLRTKANIDKARKLLDYNPQTTLLEGVKAQVDWYKANFL, from the coding sequence ATGAAAATATTAGTTACTGGAGCAGTAGGTTTTATAGGCTCTCACACTTGCGAGCGATTACACAAATTAGGTCACGAGGTTGTTGGTTTAGACAATTTTAACGACTATTACAGCTTGACGCTGAAAACCTTAAACGAAAAAGCATTATTAGAAAAAGGAATAACAGTGATAAAATCTGATTTAAGAGATCCAGATTTTGCTGAAACTTTGCCAAAAGACATCAACTATATATTTCATTTTGCTGCACAACCAGGTATTTCTGCGACCTCTACGTTTGAAGACTATTTTACCAATAATATTATTGCCACCAAAAACCTGATTGACTATGCTTTGCAATGCATAGACTTACAATTATTTGTTAATATTGGAACCTCGTCTATTTACGGTCTGGAAGCAACGTTTCCAGAAAGTGTGGCTCCAAAACCAGCATCGCATTATGGTGTGACTAAATTAACAGCAGAGCAGTTAGTATTACAAAAAAGTAGAGAGCAAGTCTTTAAAAGCTGCTCGTTACGTTTGTATTCTGTAATTGGACCAAGAGAGCGTCCAGAGAAAATGTACACCAAGTTAATAGCGTGTGCCTTTAATGGAGAGGCTTTCCCATTGTATGAAGGTAGTGCCTCACATTTACGTAGTTTTACCTATGTTGGAGACATCGTCGATGGAATAGTTAGCGTGATTGGTAACGACACCAAAGTAGATGGCGAAATCATTAACCTAGGTACAGAAGTAGAGCACACCACACAAGAAGGGATTGAAGCAGTTGAGCAAGTGATTGGGCAATCCATAACAATAAACCATGTTAAAGCTAGAGTAGGTGACCAATTACGTACAAAAGCTAATATTGATAAAGCCAGAAAGCTATTAGACTATAATCCACAAACCACCTTATTAGAAGGTGTTAAAGCACAAGTAGATTGGTATAAGGCTAATTTTTTGTAG
- a CDS encoding glycosyltransferase family 2 protein — protein sequence MNYQFTIVVPVYNEEDNLLRVEKELLAYTKIATKTTKVLFVNDGSKDNSQALIETICDRNEAFDYILFKDNRGLSAAIKAGFDYTKTELVGYIDSDLQTAPEDFNLLLEHIGEFDLVTGVRANRKDSFVKNMSSKIANGIRRAFTKDGMDDTGCPLKVIKTDYAKRIPMFKGLHRFLPAMILLQNGKIKQIPVQHFPRVAGEAKFGLWNRLLGPLLDCFAYLWMKKKYINYDVAKTK from the coding sequence ATGAACTACCAATTTACCATTGTTGTTCCTGTTTATAATGAAGAGGATAATTTACTTAGAGTGGAAAAAGAGCTTTTGGCTTATACCAAAATAGCGACTAAAACGACTAAAGTGTTATTTGTAAACGATGGGTCCAAAGACAATAGTCAAGCATTAATTGAAACCATTTGTGACAGAAATGAGGCATTTGATTACATTTTATTTAAGGACAATAGAGGCTTGAGTGCTGCTATTAAAGCAGGTTTTGATTATACAAAAACAGAATTGGTAGGTTATATAGACTCTGACTTACAAACTGCACCAGAAGATTTTAATTTACTGTTAGAGCATATTGGCGAATTTGATTTAGTAACAGGTGTACGCGCTAACCGTAAAGATAGTTTTGTTAAAAATATGTCGTCTAAAATTGCAAACGGAATTAGACGTGCGTTTACCAAAGACGGAATGGACGATACAGGCTGTCCGTTAAAAGTGATTAAAACAGACTATGCTAAACGCATCCCAATGTTTAAAGGGCTTCACCGATTTTTACCTGCTATGATTTTATTACAAAACGGTAAAATAAAGCAGATACCTGTACAACATTTTCCGCGTGTTGCTGGCGAAGCTAAATTTGGATTGTGGAACAGGTTATTAGGACCTTTATTAGATTGTTTTGCCTATCTGTGGATGAAGAAAAAGTATATTAACTACGACGTAGCCAAAACAAAATAA
- a CDS encoding HNH endonuclease, with translation MSERIYEGDLRLPALYLISLKNGKINTSELSSLLRDILKPSGDDLVILANRNDDYFSQIVRNLTASKRPFVKNGFIERESKAGSPLYITNKGKQYLKDHKAELRYLLTNDFDYSDIKDNLKEIEKGERKRLTFDENIIIQEGVKKVAKVKVYERSTKLRNYAIEHFTKDGHIACNCCTFDFENFYGEHGKGFIEIHHEKPIFQFQDEDLEKTLDKALQNLVPVCSNCHRMIHRNWSKPLEIKQLVGFIDQNGIFKR, from the coding sequence ATGAGCGAAAGAATTTACGAAGGAGATTTAAGGCTTCCTGCATTATATTTAATAAGCTTAAAAAACGGAAAGATAAATACCTCTGAATTATCAAGTTTATTAAGAGATATTTTAAAACCATCAGGAGACGATTTAGTTATTTTAGCAAATAGAAATGACGATTATTTTTCTCAAATTGTCAGAAATCTAACAGCAAGTAAAAGACCTTTCGTTAAAAATGGGTTTATTGAACGTGAATCAAAAGCTGGAAGTCCGCTATATATAACAAACAAAGGAAAACAGTATTTAAAAGACCATAAAGCTGAATTAAGATACTTACTCACAAATGATTTTGACTATTCTGACATTAAAGATAATTTAAAAGAAATAGAAAAAGGAGAAAGAAAACGATTAACATTTGATGAAAATATTATAATTCAAGAAGGAGTTAAAAAAGTAGCAAAAGTAAAAGTTTATGAACGTTCAACTAAATTAAGAAATTATGCTATCGAACATTTCACTAAAGATGGTCACATAGCTTGTAATTGTTGTACATTTGACTTTGAAAATTTTTACGGAGAACACGGAAAAGGTTTCATAGAAATTCATCACGAAAAACCTATTTTTCAATTTCAAGATGAGGATTTGGAGAAAACTCTGGATAAAGCTTTACAAAATTTAGTTCCAGTTTGCTCAAACTGCCATAGAATGATTCACAGAAACTGGAGCAAACCATTAGAGATTAAACAATTAGTTGGCTTCATTGACCAAAACGGAATATTTAAAAGATAA